A DNA window from Pseudomonas sp. GD03919 contains the following coding sequences:
- a CDS encoding transmembrane sensor/regulator PpyR, which yields MYPLNLPPLQILHLSSQLLWVGLILLLVGLVAAYGLEKQLNVPTLVLAHSLTLLGPSILKIGYVLRLVAQQRLKGEAYVHAVA from the coding sequence ATGTACCCACTGAATCTTCCACCGCTGCAGATCCTGCACCTGTCCAGCCAATTGCTCTGGGTCGGCCTGATCCTGCTGCTGGTGGGGCTGGTGGCGGCATACGGCCTGGAGAAACAGCTGAACGTGCCGACGCTGGTGCTGGCGCATAGCCTGACGCTACTCGGTCCCAGCATCCTGAAGATCGGCTACGTGCTGCGCCTGGTCGCGCAGCAACGCCTGAAAGGCGAGGCATACGTACATGCAGTTGCTTGA
- a CDS encoding DNA polymerase II: MTQPQQGFVLSRHWRDTPEGTEVAFWLATDAGPRQVRLPCQDVVAFIPAAQRAWAEPLLRSEKGVELRPLSLRDFKRRPVLGLYCRQYRQLLQLEKKLRQVGVDVYEADIRPPDRYLMERFITASVLFDGIEQEDGSLLCKSLKPAPDYRPTLRLVSLDIETSARGELYSIALEGCGQRQVYMLGPANGDASIVDFDLEYCDSRKVLLERLNDWLQRHDPDAIIGWNLVQFDLRVLRDHAEQLKVPLLLGRGGDVMGWRQHNSSQHYFAEAAGRLIIDGIEALRSATWSFPSFSLESVAQTLLGEGKAIDTPYARMDEIQRMFDEDKPALARYNLKDCELVTRIFAHTDLLAFLLERSSVTGLAADRSGGSVAAFTHLYLPPMHRLGYVAPNLGDIRGENSPGGFVMDSRPGLYDSVLVLDYKSLYPSIIRSFLIDPLGLVEGLHQPDDEHSVEGFRGARFSRTRHCLPAIVERVWQGREAAKRDGNKALSQALKIIMNAFYGVLGSSGCRFFDPRLASSITLRGHQIMKRTRELIEAEGHAVIYGDTDSTFVWLGRAHDEEEAARIGRALVARVNAWWREHLQNEYGLTSALELQFETHYRRFLMPTIRGTEEGSKKRYAGLVHDVDGSERMVFKGLETVRTDWSPLAQRFQQELYRLVFAGQPYEDYVRDYVKRTLAGELDELLIYRKRLRRRLDDYQRNVPPHVRAARLADEHNQRLGRPLQYQRGGWISYLITTGGPQPLERLLSPVDYEHYISRQLKPVADAILPFVGGEFERLVDGQLGLF; this comes from the coding sequence ATGACTCAACCCCAGCAAGGCTTCGTGCTTAGCCGCCATTGGCGCGATACGCCGGAGGGCACCGAGGTGGCCTTCTGGCTGGCGACCGATGCCGGCCCGCGCCAGGTGCGCCTGCCGTGCCAGGACGTGGTAGCCTTTATCCCCGCCGCGCAGCGTGCCTGGGCCGAGCCGTTGCTGCGCAGCGAAAAGGGCGTCGAGCTGCGTCCGCTTTCCTTGCGCGACTTCAAGCGCCGCCCGGTGCTGGGCCTGTATTGCCGCCAGTATCGGCAGTTGTTGCAGCTTGAGAAAAAATTGCGTCAGGTCGGTGTCGATGTGTACGAGGCCGATATCCGCCCGCCAGATCGCTACCTGATGGAGCGCTTTATCACCGCCAGCGTGCTGTTCGACGGTATCGAGCAGGAAGACGGCAGCCTGCTGTGCAAGTCGCTCAAGCCCGCGCCTGATTACCGCCCAACGCTGCGCCTGGTGTCGCTGGATATCGAGACCAGCGCGCGGGGCGAGCTGTACTCCATCGCCCTGGAAGGCTGCGGTCAGCGCCAGGTGTACATGCTCGGCCCGGCCAATGGCGACGCCAGCATCGTCGACTTCGACCTGGAGTATTGCGACAGTCGCAAGGTGTTGCTCGAACGCCTGAATGACTGGCTACAGCGGCATGATCCGGATGCCATCATCGGCTGGAACCTGGTGCAGTTCGACCTACGCGTGCTGCGCGATCACGCCGAGCAACTCAAGGTGCCGCTGCTGCTGGGGCGTGGCGGCGACGTGATGGGCTGGCGCCAGCACAACAGCAGCCAACACTACTTCGCCGAGGCGGCCGGGCGGCTGATCATCGACGGCATCGAGGCGCTGCGCTCGGCAACCTGGAGCTTTCCCTCGTTCAGCCTGGAATCGGTGGCGCAGACCCTGCTCGGTGAAGGCAAGGCGATCGACACGCCCTATGCACGGATGGACGAGATTCAGCGCATGTTCGACGAGGACAAGCCGGCGCTGGCGCGCTACAACCTCAAGGACTGCGAGCTGGTTACGCGCATCTTCGCCCACACCGATCTGCTCGCCTTCCTCCTGGAACGCTCCAGCGTCACCGGCCTGGCCGCCGACCGCAGCGGCGGCTCGGTGGCGGCCTTCACCCATCTGTACCTGCCGCCCATGCACCGCCTGGGCTACGTCGCGCCGAACCTCGGCGACATACGCGGCGAGAACAGCCCCGGTGGCTTCGTCATGGATTCGCGCCCCGGGCTGTACGACTCGGTGCTGGTGCTGGACTACAAGAGCCTGTATCCGTCGATCATCCGCAGCTTTCTGATCGACCCGCTGGGTCTGGTTGAAGGCCTGCACCAGCCGGATGACGAGCATTCGGTGGAGGGTTTTCGCGGCGCGCGTTTTTCGCGTACTCGACATTGCCTGCCGGCCATCGTCGAGCGCGTCTGGCAGGGGCGCGAGGCGGCCAAGCGCGACGGCAACAAGGCGCTGTCGCAGGCGCTGAAGATCATCATGAACGCCTTCTACGGCGTGCTCGGCTCCAGTGGTTGCCGCTTCTTCGACCCGCGCCTGGCGTCGTCGATCACCTTGCGCGGGCATCAGATCATGAAGCGCACTCGCGAGCTGATCGAGGCCGAGGGCCATGCGGTGATCTACGGCGACACCGATTCCACCTTCGTCTGGCTCGGTCGGGCCCATGACGAGGAGGAGGCAGCGCGCATCGGGCGCGCGCTGGTGGCCCGCGTCAACGCCTGGTGGCGCGAGCATCTGCAGAATGAGTACGGCCTGACCAGCGCCCTGGAGCTGCAGTTCGAGACTCATTACCGGCGTTTTCTAATGCCCACCATTCGCGGCACCGAGGAGGGCAGCAAGAAGCGCTACGCCGGCCTGGTTCACGACGTGGACGGCAGCGAACGCATGGTGTTCAAGGGCCTGGAGACGGTGCGCACCGACTGGTCGCCGCTGGCCCAGCGCTTCCAGCAGGAGCTCTATCGCCTGGTGTTCGCCGGCCAGCCTTATGAGGACTACGTGCGCGACTATGTCAAACGCACCCTGGCTGGTGAGCTGGACGAGCTGCTGATCTATCGCAAGCGTTTGCGCCGGCGGCTCGACGACTACCAGCGCAACGTGCCGCCGCACGTACGCGCCGCGCGCCTGGCCGACGAGCACAACCAGCGTCTTGGCCGGCCCTTGCAGTACCAGCGCGGCGGCTGGATCAGCTACCTGATCACCACCGGCGGGCCGCAACCGCTGGAGCGCCTGCTGTCGCCGGTGGACTACGAGCACTACATCAGCCGTCAGCTGAAACCGGTGGCCGATGCCATCCTGCCGTTCGTCGGCGGCGAGTTCGAACGGTTGGTGGATGGGCAGCTGGGGTTGTTCTAG
- a CDS encoding FKBP-type peptidyl-prolyl cis-trans isomerase — protein MTDQLIIEDLQPGDGKAVVKGALITTQYHGWLADGTEFDSSWSRGKPFQCVIGTGRVIKGWDQGLMGMQVGGKRKLQVPAHLGYGERSVGSIPPNSDLTFEIELLEVLTRDD, from the coding sequence ATGACTGACCAACTGATCATCGAAGACCTGCAACCGGGCGACGGCAAGGCCGTGGTCAAGGGCGCCCTGATCACCACCCAATACCATGGCTGGCTGGCCGATGGCACGGAGTTCGACTCATCCTGGTCGCGCGGCAAGCCGTTCCAGTGCGTGATCGGCACCGGCCGGGTGATCAAGGGTTGGGATCAGGGCCTGATGGGCATGCAGGTGGGCGGCAAGCGCAAGCTGCAGGTGCCGGCGCACCTGGGGTATGGCGAGCGCAGCGTCGGATCGATTCCGCCCAACTCCGACCTGACCTTCGAGATCGAGCTGCTGGAAGTGCTGACCCGCGATGACTGA
- the hmpA gene encoding NO-inducible flavohemoprotein, with protein MLTNAQRVLIKATVPLLESGGEALTTHFYRMMLSEHPEVRPLFNQAHQASGDQPRALANGVLMYARHIDRLEALGPLVAQIVNKHVSLQILPEHYPIVGSCLLRAIREVLGAEIATDAVIDAWAAAYQQLADILIGAEESQYAQNAAAPGGWRGARAFRVARKVIESAEITSFHLVPVDGGSLLDHQPGQYIGMRLQLNGEEVRRNYSLSALANGREYRISVKREPGGRVSNHLHDKVQVGDVLELFPPAGEFTLSESDKPLALISAGVGITPALAMLDAARHSGRPIHFIHCARNAEVHAFRDWVDMHAAEHPQIRHYVCYSEPRAGDAADAEGFLSRELLEQWLPAERDLDAYFLGPKPFMAQVRRHLQALGVPAEQSRYEFFGPASALDS; from the coding sequence ATGCTGACCAATGCTCAACGTGTCCTGATCAAAGCCACCGTGCCGCTGCTGGAAAGCGGCGGCGAAGCGCTGACCACCCATTTCTACCGAATGATGCTCAGCGAACACCCTGAGGTGCGCCCGCTGTTCAACCAGGCCCACCAGGCCAGTGGCGACCAACCGCGTGCGCTGGCAAACGGCGTGCTGATGTACGCGCGCCATATCGACCGCCTCGAGGCCCTCGGCCCGCTGGTTGCGCAGATCGTCAACAAGCACGTGTCGCTGCAGATCCTGCCCGAGCACTACCCCATCGTCGGTAGTTGCCTGTTGCGCGCCATCCGCGAAGTACTCGGCGCCGAGATCGCCACCGATGCGGTGATCGATGCCTGGGCCGCGGCCTATCAGCAACTGGCCGACATCCTTATCGGCGCAGAAGAAAGCCAGTACGCGCAGAATGCCGCAGCGCCTGGCGGCTGGCGCGGCGCGCGGGCCTTCCGCGTGGCGCGCAAGGTCATCGAGAGCGCCGAGATCACCTCCTTCCACCTGGTTCCGGTCGATGGCGGCTCGCTGCTCGACCATCAGCCCGGCCAGTACATCGGTATGCGCCTGCAGCTGAACGGCGAAGAGGTACGCCGCAACTACTCGCTGTCGGCCCTGGCCAACGGCCGTGAGTACCGCATCAGCGTCAAGCGCGAGCCAGGCGGCCGTGTCTCCAACCATCTACATGACAAGGTTCAGGTTGGCGATGTGCTGGAGTTGTTCCCGCCAGCAGGCGAGTTCACCCTGAGCGAGTCGGACAAGCCGCTGGCCCTGATCAGCGCTGGCGTCGGCATCACCCCGGCACTGGCCATGCTCGATGCCGCGCGGCACTCGGGCCGCCCGATCCATTTCATCCACTGCGCGCGCAATGCCGAGGTGCATGCCTTCCGCGACTGGGTCGACATGCATGCCGCCGAGCATCCGCAGATTCGCCATTACGTGTGCTACAGCGAGCCGCGCGCGGGCGATGCGGCCGACGCCGAGGGTTTTCTCAGCCGCGAACTGCTGGAGCAGTGGCTGCCGGCCGAGCGCGATCTGGACGCCTACTTCCTCGGCCCGAAACCCTTCATGGCCCAGGTCAGGCGCCACCTGCAGGCACTGGGCGTACCTGCCGAGCAGAGCCGCTACGAGTTCTTCGGCCCGGCCTCGGCCCTGGATAGCTGA
- a CDS encoding group II truncated hemoglobin, with translation MSETPPYGTGDASYQAAGGIDGLRHLVDDFYRLMDERPEAAALRALHPADLSAARDKLACFLSGWLGGPRLFAEKYGSISIPAFHAQWPIDQALAESWLSCMAGAIALQNYAPAFADYLLTQLRVPAERSVQASQNRHRKET, from the coding sequence ATGAGCGAAACACCTCCCTACGGCACCGGCGATGCCTCCTACCAGGCCGCTGGCGGTATCGACGGCCTGCGCCATCTGGTCGACGACTTCTACCGACTGATGGACGAACGCCCCGAAGCCGCCGCACTGCGTGCCCTGCACCCCGCTGACCTGAGCGCCGCGCGCGACAAGCTGGCGTGCTTCCTGAGCGGCTGGCTGGGTGGGCCGCGCCTGTTTGCCGAGAAATACGGCAGCATCAGCATTCCGGCCTTTCATGCCCAGTGGCCGATCGATCAGGCGCTGGCGGAAAGCTGGCTGAGCTGCATGGCCGGCGCCATCGCCCTACAGAACTATGCACCCGCCTTCGCCGACTACCTGCTGACCCAGTTGCGCGTCCCCGCCGAGCGCTCGGTACAGGCCAGCCAAAACCGTCATCGCAAGGAAACCTGA
- a CDS encoding class I SAM-dependent methyltransferase, with protein MTDAALATLREHLLQALDNHPGSETRRLFHGRGRCWPGLEQITVDWLSGVVLVMLFREPSPALRPLLMELLETPQWQASGARGLLLQHRYVQGSESEWLAGEPQAQWSIIEDGLRYLLDLGSKQNSGLFLDMRLGRQWVREQAAGKRVLNLFAYTCGFSVAAIAGGAAQVVNLDMARAALSRGRENHRLNGHDLARVEFLGHELFKSWGKVRKSGPYELVIIDPPSFQKGSFALTQDYAKILRRLPELLTEHGTVLACVNAPDIGPGFLIEGMAAEAPQLRFVERLDNPPEFPDISPESGLKALVFRL; from the coding sequence ATGACTGACGCCGCCCTCGCCACCCTGCGCGAGCACCTGCTGCAGGCGCTGGACAACCACCCTGGCAGCGAGACCCGTCGCCTGTTCCATGGCCGTGGTCGCTGCTGGCCGGGGCTGGAGCAGATCACCGTGGACTGGCTCTCCGGCGTAGTGCTGGTGATGCTGTTCCGCGAACCGTCGCCAGCACTACGGCCGCTGCTCATGGAACTGCTGGAAACACCGCAATGGCAGGCCAGCGGTGCGCGCGGCCTGCTGCTGCAGCACCGCTATGTGCAGGGCAGCGAGAGCGAATGGCTGGCCGGCGAGCCACAGGCGCAATGGTCGATCATCGAGGACGGCCTGCGCTATCTGCTGGATCTGGGCAGCAAGCAGAACAGCGGGCTGTTCCTCGATATGCGTCTGGGCCGCCAGTGGGTGCGCGAACAGGCCGCCGGCAAACGCGTGCTCAACCTGTTCGCCTACACCTGCGGCTTCTCCGTGGCGGCGATTGCCGGCGGTGCCGCGCAGGTGGTCAACCTGGACATGGCGCGCGCAGCGCTGTCACGCGGGCGCGAGAATCATCGCCTGAACGGGCATGACCTCGCCCGGGTGGAATTTCTCGGCCACGAGCTGTTCAAGTCCTGGGGCAAGGTGCGCAAGAGCGGGCCGTATGAGCTGGTGATCATCGACCCGCCGAGCTTCCAGAAAGGCAGCTTCGCCCTCACCCAGGATTACGCCAAGATTCTCCGGCGCCTGCCTGAGCTGCTGACCGAGCACGGCACCGTGCTGGCCTGCGTCAACGCCCCGGATATCGGCCCGGGCTTTCTCATCGAGGGCATGGCCGCCGAAGCGCCGCAACTGCGCTTCGTCGAGCGCCTGGACAACCCGCCGGAGTTCCCCGATATCTCGCCCGAAAGCGGCCTGAAAGCCTTGGTGTTCCGACTGTAG
- the norR gene encoding nitric oxide reductase transcriptional regulator NorR, which produces MTANPLLETLIPLVADLSRELDDGERYRRLLAALRQLFPCDAVALLRLDGEVLVPLAVEGLSPDTLGRRFRVSEHPRLAALLEHVGPTRFAADCGLPDPYDGLVEGLHGHLEVHDCLGCPLYLDEQLWGLLTLDSLDPASFGRLDLDSLDAFASLAAATVKVSERISGLAQRVEAERQLTELYKQARQQPRELVGQSAALRKLQDEIRLVGDSPLTVLITGETGVGKDLVAEAIHAASPRAQRPLVSINCAALPDALVESELFGHVRGAFSGAMSERSGKFELADGGSLFLDEVGELPLAIQAKLLRVLQSGQLQRVGSDREHRVDVRVIAATNRDLAAEVRAGRFRADLYHRLSVYPLPVPPLRERGRDVLLLAGYFLEENRARLGLRSLRLSVEAQKALVGHDWPGNVRELEHLIGRAAIKALARHGERPRILSLDVQDLDLPSSEKVAVVEAMLASGEPVQEGVELRTAVDAFQRRLIEQCLARHQGKWADAARELGVDRANLSRLAKRLGIR; this is translated from the coding sequence ATGACCGCTAATCCTCTGCTGGAAACTCTTATTCCCCTGGTCGCCGATCTGTCTCGCGAGCTGGATGACGGCGAGCGTTATCGCCGCCTGCTCGCTGCCTTGCGCCAGTTGTTCCCTTGCGATGCCGTGGCGCTGCTGCGGCTCGACGGCGAGGTGCTGGTGCCGCTGGCGGTCGAGGGGCTGAGCCCCGATACCCTGGGACGGCGCTTCAGGGTCAGCGAGCATCCACGTCTGGCTGCGTTGCTGGAGCATGTCGGGCCGACGCGTTTCGCCGCCGACTGCGGTTTGCCGGACCCATACGACGGCCTGGTGGAGGGGCTGCATGGCCATCTGGAAGTGCATGATTGCCTTGGCTGCCCGCTCTATCTGGACGAACAGCTCTGGGGCCTGTTGACCCTTGATTCGCTCGACCCGGCCAGCTTCGGCCGGCTCGATCTGGACAGCCTCGATGCGTTCGCCAGCCTGGCGGCGGCCACGGTCAAGGTCAGCGAGCGCATCAGCGGCCTGGCGCAGCGGGTCGAGGCCGAGCGCCAGCTCACCGAGCTGTACAAACAGGCGCGGCAGCAACCGCGCGAGCTGGTGGGGCAGAGCGCGGCGCTGCGCAAGCTGCAGGACGAGATTCGCCTGGTCGGCGACAGCCCGCTGACCGTGCTGATTACCGGCGAGACCGGTGTCGGCAAGGATCTGGTGGCCGAGGCCATTCACGCCGCCTCTCCGCGTGCGCAGCGGCCGCTGGTGAGCATCAACTGCGCGGCGTTGCCCGATGCGTTGGTGGAGAGTGAGCTGTTCGGTCATGTGCGTGGCGCATTTTCCGGAGCCATGAGCGAGCGCAGCGGCAAGTTCGAGCTGGCCGATGGCGGCAGCCTGTTCCTCGACGAAGTGGGCGAGTTGCCGTTGGCGATCCAGGCCAAGTTGCTGCGCGTGCTGCAAAGCGGCCAGTTGCAGCGGGTTGGCTCGGATCGTGAGCACCGCGTCGACGTGCGGGTGATCGCCGCCACCAACCGCGACCTGGCAGCGGAAGTGCGTGCCGGCCGTTTTCGCGCCGACCTGTATCACCGCCTGAGCGTCTACCCGCTACCAGTGCCGCCATTGCGTGAGCGCGGCCGCGATGTGTTGTTGCTGGCCGGCTACTTCCTCGAAGAGAACCGTGCCCGGCTCGGGCTACGCAGCCTGCGCCTGAGCGTGGAGGCGCAGAAGGCGCTGGTCGGTCATGATTGGCCGGGCAACGTGCGTGAACTGGAGCACTTGATCGGCCGTGCGGCGATCAAGGCACTGGCGCGTCATGGCGAGCGGCCGCGCATTCTAAGTCTGGATGTACAGGACCTGGATTTGCCGAGCAGTGAGAAGGTGGCTGTTGTCGAGGCAATGCTGGCGTCCGGCGAGCCTGTGCAGGAAGGCGTCGAGCTGCGCACAGCGGTGGATGCCTTCCAACGCAGGCTGATCGAACAGTGCCTGGCGCGCCATCAGGGCAAATGGGCCGATGCGGCGCGTGAGCTGGGAGTGGATCGCGCCAACCTCAGCCGTTTGGCCAAGCGGCTGGGTATTCGCTAG